One window of Peteryoungia desertarenae genomic DNA carries:
- a CDS encoding corrinoid protein yields the protein MADDDIILEDLSDEELVQQMHDDLYDGLKEEIEEGTRILLERGWAPYDVLTQALVEGMRIVGIDFRDGILFVPEVLLSANAMKAGMNILRPLLAATGAPKQGKMVIGTVKGDIHDIGKNLVGMMMEGAGFDVVDLGINNPVENYLEALEREKPDILGMSALLTTTMPYMKVVIDTMKEKGIRDDYIVLVGGAPLNEEFGKAVGADAYCRDAAVAVETAKEFISRKHNSMGARA from the coding sequence ATGGCCGATGACGACATCATTCTCGAAGATCTGTCCGACGAAGAGCTTGTGCAGCAGATGCACGACGACCTCTATGACGGCCTGAAGGAGGAAATCGAAGAAGGAACCCGCATTCTCCTTGAACGCGGCTGGGCACCATACGATGTCCTGACCCAGGCGCTGGTCGAAGGCATGCGCATCGTTGGCATCGACTTCCGCGACGGTATCCTCTTCGTGCCGGAGGTTCTGCTCTCCGCCAATGCGATGAAGGCCGGAATGAACATACTGCGCCCTCTGCTCGCGGCGACCGGTGCTCCCAAGCAGGGCAAGATGGTCATCGGCACGGTCAAGGGCGACATCCACGACATTGGCAAGAACCTCGTCGGCATGATGATGGAAGGTGCCGGCTTCGACGTCGTCGACCTCGGCATCAACAATCCGGTCGAAAACTATCTGGAAGCGCTGGAGCGCGAAAAACCCGATATCCTGGGCATGTCGGCGCTGTTGACCACCACCATGCCCTACATGAAGGTCGTGATCGACACGATGAAGGAAAAAGGCATTCGAGACGACTATATCGTGCTCGTTGGCGGCGCCCCTTTGAACGAGGAATTCGGCAAGGCTGTCGGAGCAGACGCCTATTGCCGTGACGCAGCCGTTGCCGTTGAAACGGCCAAGGAATTCATCAGCCGCAAGCATAACAGCATGGGCGCACGCGCTTGA
- a CDS encoding entericidin: protein MLVTLAGCGNTIRGVGRDVGNVVDATQDAGRSVANSVR from the coding sequence ATGCTTGTGACATTGGCCGGCTGTGGCAACACGATCCGTGGCGTGGGCAGGGATGTCGGCAATGTCGTTGACGCGACACAGGATGCGGGGCGAAGTGTCGCCAATTCGGTGCGGTGA
- a CDS encoding exopolysaccharide biosynthesis protein: MTIRAEILDYVVADETEKPHPEHLSDLLVRLSANNTAKITIRDLAIALQDRSFGAFLLVFSLPNLVPLPPGATLILALPLIFIAWQMFASPGGRVYFPRKIGDYGVQHETFELIIKRLVPWLRRAEMLVRPRFWIFGSRFSERLIGLAALILAVTVFLPIPLGNWPPAVALAVLGFAHSERDGAGVVVGCLLGLLSVLLACFVVYTAGAILALAFT, from the coding sequence ATGACCATCAGGGCGGAAATACTGGACTACGTCGTCGCAGACGAAACGGAAAAGCCTCATCCGGAGCATCTCTCGGATCTTCTGGTAAGGCTCTCTGCCAACAATACGGCCAAGATCACCATCCGCGATCTGGCAATCGCACTCCAGGACCGCTCCTTCGGCGCCTTCTTGCTGGTCTTCTCGCTTCCAAATCTGGTCCCCCTGCCGCCGGGCGCAACTCTCATCCTCGCGCTCCCTCTGATCTTCATAGCCTGGCAGATGTTTGCCTCTCCTGGCGGTCGCGTCTATTTCCCTCGCAAGATCGGTGATTACGGGGTCCAGCACGAGACATTCGAGCTCATTATAAAACGTCTGGTCCCGTGGTTGAGGCGGGCCGAAATGCTGGTGAGGCCGCGCTTCTGGATCTTCGGTTCGCGGTTCTCAGAGCGCCTGATCGGCCTTGCCGCGCTCATTCTGGCCGTCACTGTTTTCCTGCCGATCCCGCTTGGTAACTGGCCGCCGGCAGTGGCTCTTGCCGTACTCGGCTTTGCCCATTCCGAACGGGATGGTGCGGGCGTCGTGGTAGGCTGTCTGCTCGGTTTGTTGTCCGTCCTGCTCGCCTGCTTTGTAGTCTATACTGCCGGCGCAATCCTCGCGCTCGCTTTCACCTGA
- a CDS encoding DUF1638 domain-containing protein, with translation MEQRDTLQKVHVIACGAIAREILAVKELNGLDHLTLDCLPAIWHVHPQKIAPGLREKIAEARAAGHRNIFLGYAECGTQGEVDRICAEEGVSRISGPHCYAFFSGTKKFLAECENEFTAFYLTDLITRQFEAFVIEPLKLDHHPDLRDMVFGNYTKLVYLAQTEDEELKRKAEWAAAYLKLDYEYRFTGYGDLESELLEAVKA, from the coding sequence ATGGAACAACGCGACACCTTGCAAAAGGTTCACGTCATCGCCTGTGGTGCTATCGCGCGCGAAATTCTGGCCGTTAAGGAGTTGAATGGCCTTGATCACCTCACGCTCGACTGTCTTCCGGCGATCTGGCATGTCCATCCGCAGAAAATCGCCCCGGGACTGAGGGAAAAGATCGCCGAAGCGCGAGCAGCCGGCCACCGGAACATCTTTCTCGGCTATGCCGAATGCGGCACACAGGGAGAGGTTGATCGGATCTGCGCCGAAGAAGGCGTGAGCCGGATAAGCGGTCCGCACTGCTATGCCTTCTTCAGCGGTACGAAGAAGTTTCTCGCCGAATGCGAGAACGAGTTCACCGCCTTCTATCTGACAGACCTGATCACCCGCCAGTTCGAGGCCTTTGTCATCGAGCCCCTGAAACTCGACCACCACCCCGATCTGCGGGACATGGTGTTCGGCAACTACACCAAGCTCGTTTATCTCGCCCAGACAGAGGATGAAGAACTGAAACGAAAGGCCGAATGGGCAGCCGCCTATCTGAAGCTGGACTACGAATACCGGTTTACCGGCTATGGGGATTTGGAGAGCGAGTTGCTGGAAGCGGTCAAAGCCTAG
- a CDS encoding entericidin — protein sequence MLARKLSLTVILLASVASLSACGNTIRGVGEDTANAVNATQAAGQDIESAATY from the coding sequence ATGTTGGCACGAAAGCTTTCGCTCACCGTCATTCTTCTTGCATCGGTTGCTTCGCTCAGCGCCTGCGGCAATACGATCCGCGGCGTTGGTGAGGACACAGCCAATGCCGTAAACGCGACGCAGGCTGCAGGCCAGGATATCGAAAGTGCAGCGACCTACTAA